Proteins encoded in a region of the Prunus persica cultivar Lovell chromosome G4, Prunus_persica_NCBIv2, whole genome shotgun sequence genome:
- the LOC18781285 gene encoding dnaJ homolog subfamily B member 4, with protein sequence MGVDYYKLLQVDKNATDDDLKKAYRKLAMKWHPDKNPTNKKEAEAKFKQISEAYEVLSDPQKRAIYDQYGEEGLKGQVPPPDAGGPGGATYFQTGDGPNVFRFNPRNADDIFAEIFGFSSPMGGMGGGMGGGGGGAGSGMRGTRSFGGLFGDDMFSSFGEGRPMTQAPRKASPIEKRLPCSLEELYRGTTKKMKISREIADASGKTLPVEEILTIEIKPGWKKGTKITFPEKGNEQGNVIPADLVFIIDEKPHSTFTRDGNDLVVTQKISLAEALTGYTVHLTTLDGRTLAIPINNVIHPDYEEVVPKEGMPIPKDPSKKGNLRIKFNIKFPSRLNSEQKAGIKKLLAA encoded by the exons ATGGGTGTGGATTACTACAAGCTTTTGCAGGTTGACAAGAACGCCACAGATGACGATTTGAAGAAAGCTTACAGAAAGCTGGCCATGAAATGGCACCCTGATAAGAACCCCACCAATAAGAAAGAAGCTGAAGCGAAATTCAAACAGATCTCTGAGGCCTATGAG GTTCTGAGTGATCCCCAGAAAAGAGCAATTTATGATCAATATGGAGAAGAAGGCCTAAAAGGCCAGGTGCCGCCACCAGATGCTGGTGGTCCTGGTGGAGCTACCTACTTCCAAACTGGGGATGGTCCAAATGTCTTTAGATTCAACCCCAGAAATGCCGACGACATTTTCGCTGAGATTTTCGGGTTCTCAAGCCCCATGGGTGGAATGGGAGGTGGAATgggaggtggaggaggtggtgcTGGTAGTGGCATGAGGGGTACAAGGTCCTTTGGTGGACTGTTTGGAGATGACATGTTTAGCTCATTTGGAGAAGGCCGGCCCATGACTCAGGCTCCACGAAAAGCTTCACCGATAGAGAAGAGGTTGCCATGTAGCCTTGAGGAGCTCTATAGGGGGACTActaagaagatgaaaatatcAAGGGAAATTGCAGATGCAAGTGG GAAGACCTTGCCAGTGGAGGAAATTCTAACCATAGAAATCAAGCCTGGCTGGAAAAAGGGAACAAAAATCACCTTCCCAGAGAAAGGGAATGAGCAAGGAAACGTAATTCCTGCAGATCTTGTGTTCATAATTGATGAGAAACCACACAGCACATTCACAAGGGATGGCAACGACCTTGTTGTCACACAGAAGATCTCCCTAGCAGAAGCTCTCACGGGCTACACAGTCCATCTGACCACACTAGATGGAAGGACCCTCGCCATCCCCATCAACAATGTCATTCATCCAGACTATGAGGAGGTTGTCCCTAAAGAGGGTATGCCCATACCTAAAGACCCATCCAAGAAGGGCAACCTTAGaatcaaattcaatatcaagttTCCGAGTAGGTTGAATTCTGAACAGAAAGCCGGAATTAAGAAACTTTTGGCGGCATGA
- the LOC18780769 gene encoding protein E6: protein MASAAKLFSFLFFLASLLFSQQAQARESQFFSKVANVNNNKNYEKETEVPKTETPVKRQEQEPAFIPETQSGYGLYGHESGQLPPTTTNTGAPYTTTTTGAPYTTTNGAQFTTNNNNLPYTAESEKEQQHTNKYPETYSTQYRPNKNNFYYNGNFESNPSDTRFTQSSYTTTTTPTNYQNTRNNYNGEKQGLSDARLTQSSYTTPTNYQSNNYYNAEKQGMSDTRFLENGKYYYDAQSENNYNQNQYENSRVVDSRHWYNNRGNYGNNNVNQNEDQFQESEEEFVP, encoded by the coding sequence ATGGCTTCTGCTGCAAAATtgttctctttcctcttcttccttgcATCTCTCCTCTTCTCTCAACAAGCTCAAGCTAGAGAAAGCCAATTCTTTAGCAAAGTGGCCAatgtcaacaacaacaaaaactatGAGAAGGAGACAGAGGTCCCCAAAACAGAAACCCCTGTGAAAAGGCAAGAGCAAGAGCCAGCCTTCATTCCAGAGACCCAAAGTGGATATGGTCTCTATGGCCATGAGTCTGGCCAGCTGCCTCCCACCACCACAAACACCGGTGCACCCtacaccaccacaaccaccggTGCACCCTACACCACCACCAATGGTGCACAATTcaccaccaacaacaacaacctGCCATATACAGCTGAGTCAGAGAAAGAGCAGCAGCACACCAACAAGTACCCTGAGACCTACAGCACCCAATACCGCCCCAACAAGAACAACTTTTACTACAATGGCAATTTTGAGAGCAACCCAAGTGACACAAGGTTCACACAGAGCAGCTACACCACAACCACAACCCCAACCAATTACCAAAACACCCGCAACAACTACAATGGGGAGAAGCAGGGCTTGAGTGATGCAAGGCTTACACAGAGCAGCTACACAACCCCAACCAATTACCAAAGCAACAACTACTACAATGCTGAGAAGCAGGGCATGAGTGACACAAGGTTTTTGGAGAATGGAAAGTACTACTATGACGCTCAGAGCGAGAACAACTACAATCAGAACCAGTATGAAAATTCAAGGGTAGTGGATTCAAGACACTGGTACAACAACAGGGGTAACTATGGCAACAACAATGTGAACCAGAACGAGGATCAGTTCCAAGAGAGTGAAGAAGAGTTCGTGCCATAA
- the LOC18780561 gene encoding uncharacterized protein LOC18780561 — translation MEDTTWEQRLHALTHVLINPTTTPPLHSQFFISTQIPCYLNWDYPPVLCTKSTFPPIHLQWGLSLFLKRVSRFGFPETSWRSKCPYHLPPPLILAKGIEEAQWGDEQRRENFRKRMRRKRLGGDVNPVLPILVPNLLLLSLLFWNPFL, via the coding sequence atggaagaCACGACATGGGAGCAAAGGCTCCATGCCTTAACTCATGTCCTAATCAACCCAACAACCACACCACCTCTTCACTCTCAGTTCTTCATCTCCACCCAAATCCCATGCTACCTAAACTGGGACTACCCACCAGTCCTCTGCACCAAATCCACCTTCCCTCCTATCCATCTACAATGgggcctctctctcttcctcaaaAGGGTCTCCAGATTTGGGTTTCCTGAGACTTCTTGGAGGTCCAAATGCCCTTATCACCTGCCCCCGCCATTGATTCTTGCAAAAGGAATAGAGGAAGCTCAGTGGGGTGATGagcagaggagagagaattttAGGAAGAGGATGAGAAGAAAACGCCTTGGGGGTGATGTTAATCCTGTGCTTCCTATTTTGGTTCCCAATCTCTTGTTGCTTTCTCTTCTGTTTTGGAACCCatttctttaa
- the LOC18781238 gene encoding glycogen phosphorylase 1: MKMRLSTWYPHPVPSKSEKSRKSLFPTITVSHSQTHCDCTQSSIFFFFFHLQTPKLSLPESFSTCECDSSKSPHSTMLTLSSRLFTITDQSKLASSSSTFLFPLFPSHSRSFSRSSRSSILYGRTHVAKPIRASASQLPSAASSVTVENSESESDPSCTLFVIRARNRIGLLQVITGVFKVLGLHVEKATVEFEGDFFVKRFFVTDSHGAKIADPDSLDRIKKALTDAIEDGGTVSMGPASPTTRGVMVRRPGSGLGMSLGSDSAKAERMFRLMDGFLKNDSISLQQDILRHVEYTVARSRFNFDDFEAYQALAHSVRDRLIERSHDTQLYFKRKDPKRVYFLSFEYLMGRSLSNSVINLGIRDQYADALSQLGFEFEVLAEQEGDAALGNGGLARLSACQMDSMATLDYPAWGYGLRYEYGLFRQVILDGFQHEQPDFWLNFGNPWETERVHVTYPVKFYGVVEEENLNGEKCNVWIPGEVVEAVAYDNPIPGYGTRNTITLRLWAGKPSDQHDMEAYNTGDYINAVVCRQKAENISSVLYPDDRSFQGKELRLKQQYFFVSASIQDIIRRFKEAHSNFDEFPEKVALQLNDTHPSLAIAEVMRVLVDKEHLGWNKAWDIACKIFSFTIHAVIAEGLEKIPVDLLGSLLPRHLQIIYEINFKFVEELKKRIGLDYNRLSRMSIIEEGAVKSIRMANLAIVCSHTVNGVSEVHSELLKAKLFKDFYELWPQKFQCKTNGVTQRRWIVVSNPSLCALISKWLGTEAWIRDVDLLTGLRAYAADPDLQQEWMMVKKVNKMRLAEYIEAMSGVKVSLDAMFDVQTKRIHEYKRQLLNILGIIHRYDCIKNMEKSQRSKVVPRVCIIGGKAAPGYEIAKKIIKLCHAVAEKINNDTDVGDLLKLVFIPDYNVSVAELVIPGADLSQHISTAGHEASGTGSMKFLMNGCLLLATEDGSTVEIVEEIGADNLFLFGAKIHEVPNLREEGSPKMPLQCARVIRMVRDGYFGFKDYFESLCDTVDGGKDFYLVGSDFESYLEAQAAADKAFADPSKWTQMSILSTAGSGRFSSDRTIRDYAEKTWGIEPCRFPSDG; this comes from the exons ATGAAAATGAGGCTGTCCACTTGGTATCCTCACCCTGTCCCCTCCAAAAGTGAAAAGTCCAGAAAGTCCCTTTTCCCTACTATCACGGTCAGTCACTCACAGACTCACTGTGATTGCACTCAAAgctccatcttcttcttcttcttccacctCCAAACCCCGAAGCTCTCCCTACCAGAGTCTTTCTCCACATGCGAATGTGATTCCTCCAAATCCCCGCATTCTACAATGTTGACGCTATCTTCAAGGCTTTTCACCATCACTGACCAATCTAAGCTCGCATCTTCATCCTCCACCTTTCTGTTCCCTCTATTTCCCTCTCATTCTCGAAGCTTCTCACGGTCATCGCGATCATCGATCCTATACGGCCGCACTCATGTTGCCAAACCCATACGCGCCTCCGCTAGCCAGCTGCCCTCCGCCGCTTCATCTGTCACCGTCGAGAACTCAGAGTCCGAATCCGACCCGTCCTGCACGCTCTTCGTGATCCGAGCCCGAAACCGCATCGGCCTCCTCCAGGTCATCACCGGCGTCTTCAAAGTCCTCGGCCTCCACGTTGAAAAAGCTACCGTCGAGTTCGAAGGCGACTTCTTCGTCAAAAGATTCTTCGTCACCGATTCTCATGGCGCGAAAATCGCCGACCCGGATAGCCTCGATAGGATCAAGAAGGCCCTGACGGACGCCATCGAAGACGGTGGTACGGTCTCGATGGGTCCCGCCAGTCCCACCACGAGAGGTGTGATGGTCCGCAGGCCCGGGTCGGGTTTGGGCATGAGCTTGGGCTCCGATAGTGCCAAGGCTGAAAGGATGTTCAGGCTAATGGATGGGTTTTTGAAAAATGACTCCATTAGTCTGCAGCAGGATATTCTTCGTCACGTTGAGTACACGGTTGCCAGGTCCCGCTTTAACTTCGATGATTTTGAAGCTTATCag GCCTTGGCGCATAGTGTAAGAGACCGGTTGATTGAACGTTCGCATGATACGCAGCTTTACTTCAAGAGGAAAGACCCTAAGCGCGTATACTTCCTCTCGTTTGAGTATCTTATGG GTCGTTCCTTGTCAAATAGTGTCATCAACCTTGGCATCCGGGATCAATATGCAGATGCTTTAAGCCAGCttggttttgagtttgaagttTTGGCAGAGCAA GAAGGAGATGCTGCCCTTGGTAATGGTGGCCTAGCTCGTCTTTCAGCTTGCCAAATGGATTCTATGGCAACTTTGGACTATCCTGCATGGGG TTATGGACTACGTTACGAATATGGATTATTCCGCCAGGTTATACTGGATGGCTTCCAACATGAACAACCCGATTTCTGGTTGAACTTTGGAAATCCTTGGGAAACAGAGCGGGTTCATGTAACGTATCCAGTGAAG TTCTATGGGGTCGTTGAAGAGGAAAATTTGAATGGAGAAAAATGCAATGTTTGGATCCCTGGAGAAGTG GTAGAAGCTGTGGCTTATGATAATCCCATACCTGGTTATGGAACAAGGAATACTATTACTCTCCGTTTATGGGCTGGAAAACCAAGTGATCAACATGATATG GAAGCTTATAATACTGGAGATTACATCAATGCTGTTGTTTGTAGACAGAAAGCAGAAAATATAAGTAGTGTATTGTACCCTGATGACCGTTCGTTTCAG GGGAAGGAACTGCGATTGAAGCAACAATATTTCTTTGTCTCAGCATCCATACAAGACATAATTCGGAGATTTAAAGAGGCTCACAGTAACTTTGATGAATTTCCAGAGAAG GTTGCTCTGCAGCTCAATGATACTCACCCATCTCTTGCGATAGCTGAGGTCATGAGAGTGCTTGTTGATAAAGAGCATTTGGGTTGGAATAAAGCGTGGGACATTGCTTGCAAAATCTTTTCGTTCACAATACACGCAGTAATTGCTGAAGGGTTGGAGAAAATCCCTGTTGATTTACTGGGCAGTCTTCTCCCACGCCATTTACAA ATTATATATGAAATAAACTTTAAGTTTGTGGAAGAGTTGAAGAAGAGGATTGGTTTAGATTACAATCGGCTATCCCGAATGTCAATTATTGAGGAAGGCGCTGTGAAG AGTATCCGAATGGCAAACCTGGCGATTGTATGCTCCCATACTGTGAATGGTGTTTCTGAAGTACATTCAGAATTGCTAAAAGCAAAATTATTCAAG GACTTCTATGAGCTGTGGCCTCAGAAATTTCAATGCAAGACAAATGGTGTTACCCAG CGCCGCTGGATTGTGGTGAGTAATCCTAGCCTGTGTGCTCTTATCTCAAAATGGCTTGGAACAGAAGCTTGGATTCGTGATGTTGACCTTCTAACTGGCTTGCGAGCATATGCAGCCGATCCTGACCTTCAACAAGAATGGATGATG GTTAAGAAGGTTAACAAAATGAGGCTCGCTGAGTACATTGAAGCGATGAGTGGTGTGAAG GTTAGTTTAGATGCAATGTTTGATGTGCAGACAAAGCGAATACACGAGTACAAAAGACAGCTGCTTAATATACTTGGCATTATCCATCGATATGACTGTATCAAG AACATGGAGAAAAGTCAAAGGAGTAAGGTTGTACCTCGTGTCTGCATTATTGGAGGAAAAGCTGCTCCCGGTTATGAGATTGCCAAGAAGATTATCAAACTCTGTCATGCTGtagcagaaaaaataaataatgacactgatgTCGGAGATCTTCTGAAGTTG GTTTTTATTCCTGATTATAATGTATCTGTTGCTGAATTGGTAATACCTGGGGCTGACCTTTCACAGCATATAAG CACCGCAGGACACGAGGCCTCTGGAACTGGAAGCATGAAATTTCTTATGAATGGATGTTTACTCTTAGCTACAGAAGATGGCTCTacagttgaaattgttgaagaaATAGGAGCAGACAACCTg TTTTTGTTCGGGGCAAAGATTCATGAAGTTCCCAATTTGCGTGAGGAAGGATCTCCTAAAATGCCACTGCAATGTGCACGTGTTATAAG GATGGTCCGAGATGGCTATTTCGGCTTTAAAGACTATTTTGAATCTCTATGTGATACTGTGGACGGTGGTAAAGACTTCTATTTGGTTGGTTCTGATTTTGAAAGCTATTTAGAGGCTCAG GCTGCTGCTGATAAAGCATTTGCGGATCCAAGTAAGTGGACTCAGATGAGCATCCTTAGCACGGCCGGGTCGGGGAGATTTAGCAGCGACAGAACAATCCGAGACTACGCTGAGAAGACTTGGGGAATTGAACCATGCAGATTCCCTTCTGATGGCTAG